The window CACCTGGAAACAATTTGGCCGGCACTTCTGCGACGGGTGCCACAGCCACCATACCGGCGTGAAAGAATTTATACGGATGATGATGATTTCCTGGACCTGGACTGGCTTCAGGCAGGTCACAGACGCCTGGTCATTGTCTCTCATGGTCTGGAAGGCGACACCAGTCGACATTACGTGACCGGTATGGCCCGGGCTGTTCATGGGGCAGGCTTTGATGTCCTGGCCTGGAATTTTCGCGGCTGTGGAGGTGAGATCAACCGTCAGCCCCGCTTTACCCATAACGGCGCAACTGAGGATCTTGATGCCGTCATCAGCCATGCTTTGGTGGCAGGAAATTACAATTCAGTTGCCTTGGTTGGTTTCAGTATGGGCGGCAATCTTACGCTGATGTATCTTGGCCGCGAGGCGGACATTGTGCCTGATGAAGTTAAGGCAGCCGTCTGTTTTTCCGTCCCTTGCGATCTTGCTGCCGCTTCATCTCGCCTGGCTGAAAGTTCCAACACGATTTACATGAAACGCTTTATGCGCCTCATGGGGGAAAAGGTTCGTCTCCAGGCCAAGAACTTTCCAGATGAGTTCCCTTGTGATGACTATCATAGTTTGAAGACCTTTGCTGATTTTGATGGTCGTTATACAGCCCCCTTGCACGGATTCCGTGATGCCCCGCATTATTGGCAGTGTTGCAGCAGTAGCCAGTACCTTGACCGGATACGTGTTCCTGCCTGGATCGTTAATGCCCGTAACGATCCTTTCCTGTCACTGTCGTGTTTCCCCGATATTACGACTCATGAAAATCCCTCGGTGACTCTCATTTCACCAGAACATGGCGGCCATTGTGGCTTTGCCAGCCTTTATGAAGACCCGGCATATTGGTCAGAACGCCTTGCTGTCTATCTATTGTCTCCTGTTTGATATTCTTAACATCAAGCTCACTTTAATGCTGTTTTTCATGTAGTCTGGTGTGTGATTGCATGGTGAATTATGTTATAGTTTGCAATCAATTATTGAGGGGTAAAAAGATGCCGAAGGTCACTGTCATTTTCGCTCATGGAAGAGAGAGCGGTCCCTGGGGCGCTAAGATTAGAGTTCTCGCCAAGGTGGCTGAAGGCTTCGGTTGTGGGGTCATCAGTCGCGATGACAGTGATAACCGTGACCCTGAATTGCGGGTTGTCCGGTTAATTGACGAGGTGAAGTCAATCGATGGCCCGATTGTTCTGGTTGGCTCCAGCATGGGCGGTTATGTAGCAACCGTGGCTTCACAGGTTATTCGCCCGACCGGTCTGTTCCTTATGGCCCCGGCCCTTGGCATGCCTGGCTATGAACATCAGTCACCTCAAGCCATTGCCAGGGAGTTGACTGTCGTCCATGGCTGGGGGGATGATCTTGTGCCGGCCGAAGCCGTCCTTGAATTCGCCCGTAGCCAGCAGGCGATGTTGCACCTGGTCCCTGCGGGGCACGCGCTCCTTGAACAGATTGAATGGCTGGAACAAATTTTCACCTTGTTTCTGCAACGATGCCTGAAGCCTGAGCAAGTCACTCAGCAAAGTCGTATCCTGGCGACATTGTGATCAGTCGCCATTAACGTTTATCCTTTATCCAATACTTGGAAATTATCGAATATTCATGGCTGGCAAAGAACGAATTGATAAACTGTTGGTACAACGTCAACTGGCCGGGTCAAGAGAGCGCGCCAGGGCCCTGATCCTTGCCGGCCGTGTGATTGTAGATGACCAGACCGTCGATAAAGTTGGTTCTCAGGTTTTCTCGACCTCGGAAATTCGTCTCAGGGGCGAGGATATTCCTTATGTGTCACGCGGTGGTTTGAAGCTCGCAGAGGCTTTGAATTGTTTTGAAATTGCGATTGACGGACGGGTTGCCATAGATGTCGGTGCATCGACCGGTGGCTTTACAGACTGTCTTTTGCAGAATGGTGCAGTAAAAGTCATCGCTGTCGATGTTGGTTACGGCCAGTTGGCCTGGAAGTTACGTGATGACGACAGAGTTCAGAACCTTGAACGGACCAATATAAGACATCTTACAGTGGACCAACTCGATGATCTTCCGGATCTTGCTGTTATTGATGCTTCATTCATTTCTCTGGAAAAAGTCCTGCCGTCAACCATTGCCCTGTTAAAGCCTTGCAGTGATATCATTGCCCTGATCAAGCCGCAGTTCGAAGTGGGAAAGGGGCAGGTCGGCAAAGGTGGAGTCGTCCGTGACCCCGACCAGCATCTAGAGGTTGTTGCGAAGATCAAACTTTTCTCGGAACAGCTCGGCTGCCGGGTGGTTGAAGTCTGCGACAGTCCGCTCTTAGGGCCAAAGGGCAATAAAGAGTTCCTGATTCATTTGCGTTTGGAGAGGGGCTTATGAGTCATCAGATTTATTTTTTAGGCGCCGGCCCCGGTGATCCCGAGCTATTGACCCGTCGTGCAGAGCGTCTTCTCATAGAGTGCCGGGTGGTTTACTTGCCACCTATGTATGATCAACCTTTTGCGGAGTTCCTTGAAGGTAAAGAACTCTTTGTTCCCTTTGAATACTATTTTTCTGACCTGATTGAGCAGATCAAGAGTCATCTGATCAATGGGCCGGTCGCTTTTCTGGTACCCGGAGACTTAACTTTTTATTCCCCGTTTCAGGCTCTTGTCGATGCCTTGGGTCCTCTTGCTGTCGTTGTTCCCGGGGTGGGCTCCGCCAACGCAGCCTCCGCACTTCTGAAAAAGACACTTGATCTACCCGGTGTCTGCAGTCGGGCGATTCTTGCTTCGCCGCGAACCCTTGGTGATGGCCCTGACGCCCCGACCATGGGGGATTTCGCCGAGCCGGGTGTTTCGCTGCTGATTTACATGAATAATATACCTCTGCCGGAACTGGTCGCTCAACTCCGGAAGGGCTATGGTACAGATACCCCGATAGCTCTGGCTCACCGGGTCGGTCTACCTGATGAAGAAGTCGTTGTTGCCACTCTGGATACAATCGTTGCAACTGTTGGCAGCAGGGATTACTTTAACCTGGACAGTCCCAACCCACGCCCGGCCCTGACCTTGATTCTGGTTGGGGAAAGTTTGACGGCTGAAGCTGATCCCGCCTGGTGGGATTATCGCCGTGATAATATCTGGAAGTATCAGGACAACAGTTAATATGCGTATTATCTCGCCTGTCGACAATCTGCAAGAAGCTGCCATGCTTCTGGAAGCCGGGGCCGACGAGCTTTACGGCGGTTATCTTCCTGCTGAATGGGAAGATTACAGTCTTGCTGCATCGCTTAACCAGAGAACCTTTTCCGCCGCGCAGATCGATACGGAAGAGGAGTTGAAGGCGATTGTCGATCTCACCCATGCTCACGGTGGAACTTTTGCCTTAACCCTGAACGCGCCTTTTTATACAGATGCACAATTGCCCATGCTGATTGATTACATCGATCGCATGGTAAGGCTGGGTATAGATAGCCTGATTCTGGCTGATGTCGGTGTATTGCGTCTTCTGAAACAACGCCACCCTGTTATTGAATATCATGCCAGCACCCTGGCGCACCTGACCAACGCCGGTTCTGTCAGGCTTATGGCCGAGCAGGGTATGCAGCGTGTGGTCCTGCCCAGGCATTTGACCGTGGCTGATATGGCAGCTGTTATTCAACAGGCCCCGGATGTTCTTTTTGATGCTTTCCTGCTGGTCGGTAAATGCCCGAATACCGAAGGTCTCTGTACTTTTCATCATTCCAGTCCGGAAAAGATCTGGCCGTGTGAAATACCCTACGAGATTGCACCCCTTGGCAACGGAGCTTCTGAAGGCTTGCAGCAGGCAATGAAGAGACAGGAGAGTTGGTCTGAAACGAATCGTCGCCACGGCTGTGGCCTTTGCGCTATTCCGCATTTGCAGAAGGCCGGTGTCCATGGTTTGAAGCTGGTTGGTCGGGGTGCTCCGGCTGTACAGAAAGTCAGAAATGTCACTTTGGCCAAGGAGTTCCTGATGCTGGCGTCAGAGGCTGTTAACCCTGAAGAGTACCGCCGTCAGGCGATGGCTGCACATAAGGAAAGATTCGGTGCTGCTTGTCACCAGAATGTTTGTTACTATCCAGAGTTATTTTATGGGGGAGAGGTATGACACGTCTACTGGGTAGCGCGCATATAGAAGTACTGGCTCGCGAAGAGAGTGTTCGAGGCGTTCTCGTTCGCACGGTGATCCAACAGTCTGAGTTTGCTGATGAGCAAGAGCTTGAGCTTCTGGAAAATGCCTTGCAGCTCCTGTTGAAGAGATTTCAAGCCATGGATGGTGAGGCCTCATGATACTGCGTAGCATTGAATTGGAGAGCTTCGGCAGATTTCGTGGCCAGACGGTTGAATTCCGTCGTGGACTGAACCTTGTCATAGGCCCCAACGAGGCGGGTAAGTCGACGATCGCCGAGGCTGTCCCCGCGGTTCTTTTTGGTACCGATCGTCTGGAGAGGTTCAAGCCCTGGGGTCGCAATGTTTGTTCTGCATCACTCTTTTTTGAGGGCCGGGGACACACCGTTGAAGTTAAACGCAACCTGCTGACTGATGAGGTTGAGCTGGTCGAAAAAGATGACCTTTATCATGTCAGGTCACAGTTTTCCGGAAAAGCTCCGTTCCGGGGGCGCAGTGCCTCCTGTCGCGAGTACCGGCAACTGCTTGAAAAGTTGATTGGCGTTGCTGATGAGAGGCTCTTTCGCGCGACTTACTTCTTTGGGCATCACCCGCAAAGTTGGAGCGGCGACGAGCTTGCTCTTAAGCTGAGAACTCTGGTCAGTGGTACCGCTGAGGCCGATTATGCTGAAATTCTTGACACTTTGCTGGATGAGCATTTTCAACTGACCCGTAGCAATCCCTGGGGGAGGGACAAGCAACGTGACCGTGAGTATGAAACCGTTTGTCAGCAGCTGTCCGAGCAGGGTGATGAAGGGGCTGTGCCGATCTTTGTGGAGATCGATAACCCTACCCGCGACGATAGTCAGGTTGCTCTTGAAGAAGAGATCAGTGCCTTGACAGGCGAACTTGAATTTGAACGCCAGGAGTATGAGAAGGGCCAGCGATACATCGCGCGTTTTCGTCAGCAGGCTGACTTCAACGAAGAAAAAGCCGCGCCGCCCGCAAAGGTTGAACCGGTAAAGGAAGAGAGCTCAGGCACAAAAAAGACGCTTTCTGAAAAATTGACCGCTGCCGGGCTACCGCCCTCTTTGCCGCCGCAATTGCCAGAAGTGTTAAGTGCCGCCGCTGAAATCAGGCAGGAGCTAGCCGCTTTGCAACAACCATTCTCGATCCTTCATGGTCGAGAGAAAAAGATTCCACAAATTCCCTGGGTGGTGATTGGCTGCCTCCTGGTGCTTTTCGTCGCACTTGCGGCCGTAGCCTTTTGGCAACCCTTTTTCAAAACGCCCCTCTTGACGGCTGTTGGCGTTTGCTCTGTGGCTCTGCTTGCCTGGGCCTCCTGGCGGCAGATTAATCGTAATAAAATTCTGGAACAGTGCCGTAAGGAGCGTGGCTTGCTTGAGCAGAAGAAGGGCGTCGCGCAGCAACGACAGGCGGAATTAAGTGAGCGTTGTGAGGCTCTTGGCTTGCCGTCTTCTGCGGTCGACCTGGTTCGTTTGCAAAAACTTGTTATGACTCATCGTGCATTACTTGACCAATACTGGTCTGCAACGGAATCTGATGATCCCGGGGTCGTTAAAGGTTCTGAGCTTGTTGATCGTGAACCCTCATCCCCGGATCCCACGGTGTCAGTCGTTGAAAAAGACTTCTTGAAAGACGATGAGGCCGCTGAGGAGTTGCGCCAGTTGGAAGCACGGTTGGCCGATTTTGCTGTCAATATGCAGGCAAAAGAGACTCGCCTGGAGGAGCTGCAGGCGCAGTTGAAGTCTGCCAGGCATACACCAGGGGCTGCTGCTGAAGCAGCTTCACAGCAAGGCCCCCTGGTGCAGGAAATCTCTGTCAAGAGCGCCATGTCACCACTCCAAAGGCGTAAAAATGATCTTGAGGATCGTATTGTTGTTCTACGCAAATCAATTAACCTGCTTGCAGACGCTGTTGACGAGTTCAGCCGTTCTCACCTGGTGACGTTGAATGCTGAAGCAGGCAAAATGTTTGGCAAGATTACCGGGGGCCGCTACACGGAGATCAAACTTGATGAGAATATGGCTCCATCTATCCAGGTTGACGGGCGTCGTTGGACTCCCGTGGATCATTTCAGCCGTGGTACCGTTGATGCCATTTATCTGGCTCTGCGGATGGCTTTGGCAAAGGTCCGCGATGATGGTCGGTCTTTACCTCTGATGCTCGATGATCCCTTTGTTCACCTGGACCAGAAACGCCTTGCGAAAACGCTCAACCTGGTTGACCTGGCTTCTGCCGATGGACAATTGATACTCTTCAGTCATAATCTTGATTTAGGCAAACGCGCTGCCCGTGAAAGGTGGCATGTCGTTCCTCTTGATGGGGACGCCGTTAACACGACCACTGATGAAGGAGGAGAGCATGCCGGACAGCTGCATCTTCTGTAAAATTATCTCCGGTGAAATTCCGGGCAAGTTTGTTTATCAAGACGAACAGGTCGTTGTCCTGGAGGATATCAACCCTCAGGCTCCAGATCATCTCCTGATCGTGCCGCGTAAACATGTTCGCACAACACTGGACTTGACTACGGCAGACAATGAGCTGATTGGACATGTCTTCCAAATTGCCGGCAAGATCGCACATGACCGGGGCTTCTCCGAAGACGGCTTCCGCGTGGTGAACAATTGCAACGAAGCGGGCGGACAGACGGTCTGGCATATCCACTTCCACTTGCTCGGTGGCAGAGACCTGACCTGGCCTCCAGGCTGATTGTCAAATTTGTTTGGCTTCGACCCTGAACAGGGTTGCTAGGCGTTTGATTCTGCATTAATATCAGCCGAAGAGTTGAGCCCGATTATGTTCTGTCGTGTTCTCTGTCTCATGAATATTTGCCTATTTTACAGCTCTTGAACGGGTCTATGTTTCATGGAAAAAATTCATCAACCGATAGCTCAGCCGGAAGCGGCGGAGAATTATGATGAAAAACGGCAGCTGCGCCTGATCAACGAGATCATGGAATTGCTGGTGACTCATCATGGCGGCAGCCTGAGCGAACAGGTTCTCGATGACTCGATTGATGCTTTACAAAAAGCTATTCAATTGGCACAGGACGCGCATTGTAAACAGGTCCGTAAATCGGGAGAACCGTATTTCTTCCATCCCTTGCGGGTTGCGCACCTGGCCGCCAGGCACTGGATGGATTTTGCCTCGGTCATTGCTGCTCTTTTGCATGATGTTGTGGAAGATACGCCCACAACGCTTGAAAATGTCAGTGAAATGTTTGGCATGGAGATAGGGCTACTGGTCGATGGCCTGACCAAGGTAGACGACGATCTTCTCAGTCGCAGTGCTTTAAAAGCTCAGACTTACCGCAAGCAGGTCCTGCTTGCCGTCAGGGATGTTCGGGTCCTCTGTCTGAAGTTCTGGGACCGCATTGACAACCTGCAGACCATTCAGGCCTTAAATCCGGAAAAGCAACGCTTGATCGCAGAAGAGAGCCGGATGATCTACGTTCCTTTGGCCAGGCACCTTGGTATGGGACGTGTTGCTACAGAGCTTGATGCCCTGTCGCTGAGAATTCTCTATCCAACCCGAGCCGAACGTTATGATTCCCACGTTCACGAAATGCGTAAACTTCATGAGCCCAATTTTGGCCGTATTCGTTCCGAAATTCACAATGTCCTGGAGCATCACAAAATCGATGCCCTGCTTAAGGATCGTTGGAGACATTTCTCCATCGCCGCAGCCAGAACGACCGGACGAGGCTTGCCGGCTCTCTATACTCTGGATATCCTTGTGGATCGATTCCTGGATGCCTACCACACTCTCGGTTTGCTGCACCGTCTCTATCCCCCGATTCCCGGCAAACTGCGTGATCACCTGAATATGCCGTCACAGTATGGATACCAGGCCTTAAAGACCAGTGTCCAGGCTGGTGAACTCCGTCTTCGGGTGGAAATCACCACGCGCAAACTTGCGCGTTTTAATGATTCGGGTGTTTTAGCTCCCGGCTTTGAATTCCGTAGCTCAAGCTTTGAAGACCTGATGCAATCTCTGATCGAGGGCGAGTCCGCTTTTGATATGGATAGCCTGCGTCTGGCATCTGCGTCAATACAGGTTTATACTCCTTTGGGTGAGGTCCGTTCGCTCCCTGAGGGTAGCAGTGCTCTGGACTTTGCCTTCGATAT of the Deltaproteobacteria bacterium IMCC39524 genome contains:
- a CDS encoding alpha/beta fold hydrolase — its product is MTRPAYKRPWYLFHAHLETIWPALLRRVPQPPYRRERIYTDDDDFLDLDWLQAGHRRLVIVSHGLEGDTSRHYVTGMARAVHGAGFDVLAWNFRGCGGEINRQPRFTHNGATEDLDAVISHALVAGNYNSVALVGFSMGGNLTLMYLGREADIVPDEVKAAVCFSVPCDLAAASSRLAESSNTIYMKRFMRLMGEKVRLQAKNFPDEFPCDDYHSLKTFADFDGRYTAPLHGFRDAPHYWQCCSSSQYLDRIRVPAWIVNARNDPFLSLSCFPDITTHENPSVTLISPEHGGHCGFASLYEDPAYWSERLAVYLLSPV
- a CDS encoding alpha/beta hydrolase — its product is MPKVTVIFAHGRESGPWGAKIRVLAKVAEGFGCGVISRDDSDNRDPELRVVRLIDEVKSIDGPIVLVGSSMGGYVATVASQVIRPTGLFLMAPALGMPGYEHQSPQAIARELTVVHGWGDDLVPAEAVLEFARSQQAMLHLVPAGHALLEQIEWLEQIFTLFLQRCLKPEQVTQQSRILATL
- a CDS encoding TlyA family RNA methyltransferase, producing MAGKERIDKLLVQRQLAGSRERARALILAGRVIVDDQTVDKVGSQVFSTSEIRLRGEDIPYVSRGGLKLAEALNCFEIAIDGRVAIDVGASTGGFTDCLLQNGAVKVIAVDVGYGQLAWKLRDDDRVQNLERTNIRHLTVDQLDDLPDLAVIDASFISLEKVLPSTIALLKPCSDIIALIKPQFEVGKGQVGKGGVVRDPDQHLEVVAKIKLFSEQLGCRVVEVCDSPLLGPKGNKEFLIHLRLERGL
- a CDS encoding SAM-dependent methyltransferase, yielding MSHQIYFLGAGPGDPELLTRRAERLLIECRVVYLPPMYDQPFAEFLEGKELFVPFEYYFSDLIEQIKSHLINGPVAFLVPGDLTFYSPFQALVDALGPLAVVVPGVGSANAASALLKKTLDLPGVCSRAILASPRTLGDGPDAPTMGDFAEPGVSLLIYMNNIPLPELVAQLRKGYGTDTPIALAHRVGLPDEEVVVATLDTIVATVGSRDYFNLDSPNPRPALTLILVGESLTAEADPAWWDYRRDNIWKYQDNS
- a CDS encoding U32 family peptidase, with protein sequence MRIISPVDNLQEAAMLLEAGADELYGGYLPAEWEDYSLAASLNQRTFSAAQIDTEEELKAIVDLTHAHGGTFALTLNAPFYTDAQLPMLIDYIDRMVRLGIDSLILADVGVLRLLKQRHPVIEYHASTLAHLTNAGSVRLMAEQGMQRVVLPRHLTVADMAAVIQQAPDVLFDAFLLVGKCPNTEGLCTFHHSSPEKIWPCEIPYEIAPLGNGASEGLQQAMKRQESWSETNRRHGCGLCAIPHLQKAGVHGLKLVGRGAPAVQKVRNVTLAKEFLMLASEAVNPEEYRRQAMAAHKERFGAACHQNVCYYPELFYGGEV
- a CDS encoding AAA family ATPase, which produces MILRSIELESFGRFRGQTVEFRRGLNLVIGPNEAGKSTIAEAVPAVLFGTDRLERFKPWGRNVCSASLFFEGRGHTVEVKRNLLTDEVELVEKDDLYHVRSQFSGKAPFRGRSASCREYRQLLEKLIGVADERLFRATYFFGHHPQSWSGDELALKLRTLVSGTAEADYAEILDTLLDEHFQLTRSNPWGRDKQRDREYETVCQQLSEQGDEGAVPIFVEIDNPTRDDSQVALEEEISALTGELEFERQEYEKGQRYIARFRQQADFNEEKAAPPAKVEPVKEESSGTKKTLSEKLTAAGLPPSLPPQLPEVLSAAAEIRQELAALQQPFSILHGREKKIPQIPWVVIGCLLVLFVALAAVAFWQPFFKTPLLTAVGVCSVALLAWASWRQINRNKILEQCRKERGLLEQKKGVAQQRQAELSERCEALGLPSSAVDLVRLQKLVMTHRALLDQYWSATESDDPGVVKGSELVDREPSSPDPTVSVVEKDFLKDDEAAEELRQLEARLADFAVNMQAKETRLEELQAQLKSARHTPGAAAEAASQQGPLVQEISVKSAMSPLQRRKNDLEDRIVVLRKSINLLADAVDEFSRSHLVTLNAEAGKMFGKITGGRYTEIKLDENMAPSIQVDGRRWTPVDHFSRGTVDAIYLALRMALAKVRDDGRSLPLMLDDPFVHLDQKRLAKTLNLVDLASADGQLILFSHNLDLGKRAARERWHVVPLDGDAVNTTTDEGGEHAGQLHLL
- a CDS encoding histidine triad nucleotide-binding protein codes for the protein MPDSCIFCKIISGEIPGKFVYQDEQVVVLEDINPQAPDHLLIVPRKHVRTTLDLTTADNELIGHVFQIAGKIAHDRGFSEDGFRVVNNCNEAGGQTVWHIHFHLLGGRDLTWPPG
- a CDS encoding HD domain-containing protein; its protein translation is MEKIHQPIAQPEAAENYDEKRQLRLINEIMELLVTHHGGSLSEQVLDDSIDALQKAIQLAQDAHCKQVRKSGEPYFFHPLRVAHLAARHWMDFASVIAALLHDVVEDTPTTLENVSEMFGMEIGLLVDGLTKVDDDLLSRSALKAQTYRKQVLLAVRDVRVLCLKFWDRIDNLQTIQALNPEKQRLIAEESRMIYVPLARHLGMGRVATELDALSLRILYPTRAERYDSHVHEMRKLHEPNFGRIRSEIHNVLEHHKIDALLKDRWRHFSIAAARTTGRGLPALYTLDILVDRFLDAYHTLGLLHRLYPPIPGKLRDHLNMPSQYGYQALKTSVQAGELRLRVEITTRKLARFNDSGVLAPGFEFRSSSFEDLMQSLIEGESAFDMDSLRLASASIQVYTPLGEVRSLPEGSSALDFAFDIHEQLGLHAVRVRINGKTRQLKARLMDGDQIDVETSDRPTVLPKWLEWAVTPRARNSIRRYLRSKVKQPLSGKDKS